GCTCGGGCAGCGTGATGCCCTGGCGTTTCATCAAGGCCAGGATGGTCAGGAGCAGCGGGTTGGCCGCCAGGCGGCGCACGCCGGGGTTCCGATGAATCGCCTGCAGGAGTTCCTCCCTCTCCTGTTCGGCGTCCAGCGTGGCCACCCGTGTGTCTCCGTGCGCGGCCCTTTCGATGGCCGCCGTCCACTTATCCACGAAGAGCTTCATGTCCTCATCGTCGAAGTCCACCAACGTGCACTCGGCCAGGCCCTCCACGGCAGGCCGCACCTCTCGATAGCCCACGATGCGGCTGGTGAGCACGAACTTGTTCCCTCGCCGCCGCTGCTGGGTGAAGAAGTCCACGACTCGCGCCACCACCAGGTGCCGCTGGCCCAGGTCGCGCACCTCGTCCAGCCCGTCCAGCAGGATGAGCGCGCCGCCCTGGTCCAGAGCTTCTGCCAGCATCGCGTCCACGGGCAGATCGATACCCCGCCTCGCGTAGTATGCGCCGATAAAAGCATCGAGTGGGATATCCCCATCCGCCAGGGCGTTCGCGTACGCGGAGAGGGGTACGAGGATGGGGAGCCGTGGCCTCATGTCCAGGTCTTCCGCCCGGCCTTGGGCCAGCATGAGGGTAAGATATTTGAGGAAGGTGGTCTTGCCCGCGCCTGGGTCGCCTAGAACGATGAGCCCGTCGTTCTCCTGCATCAGGTTCAGGACGGGCTGTGGCTCGCTCAGACGCTGCCCCATGGCCTCCATCTCCTCCTGGGTGGGGCGTCGCCCGGCCAGACGCAAATCCCGAGCCCAGGTCTCCCCCTCCGGGAGTTCCACCCGCGCCCGCAGAGGGACATACACATCGATCAGAGGCAGGCGCAGAGGCACGCGGTCGGACACGCCCATGCCCTTGAGTTCCAGATATTGGTAGCGGTCTACCAGGCATTTGAGATACTCCTCGGTGGAACGCCGCAGATCCTCTTCGGGGGGCCGTCTGCGGATGACGTCCCAGAGGTCGTTCACGTCGGCTACGAGGATGATGTCTCCATGGACGTCTCGTCCCACGGCGACCTGGCGCGCGGCGACACTGTGGCGTTGGGCCACAATCCCTTCGCCTTTAGCCTGCGTGGTCGAGGTGGGGGGAGGTTGCTCACGGCGGGGCCGGTGTTGCCACCCAAACAGCAAGGCTCCTCCCGCTGCCAGCCAGAGGAGGATCTGGATCGTGTCCGCAAGGGATTGAATGATCTCCGAATTGGTGCCGAGGAAGGTAAGGAGCGGGGAGATCCACCACCGGGCAGTGGCAGCCAGGATGAGCAGGGCGAGAGCGAGAAGTGAGACTTTTAACCATTGACGCATAGGCTACTCCTCTTCCTATCTATGCGTACGTTCAGGCAGTATGATGTCGGCGAACATCGCCTTTCGCAGCCCGATCGTGTTGCCGTAACGCACGTGGTTCACCCAGCCCCGTACACTGGCATTCAGGTCGTCCAACGTCGCCTGGCCGCGAGCGTAGGCTTTCACCATGCGGTGCAGCTTCCTCTGATAATATACCCCTTTTCGTCGTTTCAGGCGACGGTGATGGGGAAATGTGATGAAGCCAAGGAAGGGAATACCCTCAGTCACAGGGCGAGGATGCGCGCCGGGATGGAGGCTCAGCCGCAGGGCGGCCAACCGCTCGACCAGCGCCTTTTTCCAGACCCATAGCTGCGCTTTGCTTTCGCTGAAGAGGAGGAAGTCGTCCACGTACCGAATATATGCGGGGCAGCGTAACTCCCTCTTGACGAAGTGATCAAAGGCGTTCATGTACACATTGGCCCAGAACTGGCTGGTGAGGTTGCCGATGGGGAGCCCACGCGGGCGATGCACCGCGAACAGATCGTCGTCGGGGAAGTATTCCATGCGATATTCATCGGCCAGCACGCCCTCGCCGCTTTCGAGGATACGGTCACACAGCCACAGAACGTGGGCATCGTGCACTTTGCGACTTAAGGCTGCCCGCAGGACGGCGTGGTCAATGGCGGGGAAGAACTGTCGGATGTCGCATTGAAGCACGTAGGGGTGCCGCCGGGCGAAGGCCTGGGTGCGGTTAAGCGCTCGATGGGTGCCCTTGCCCACCCGGTTGGCGTAGGAGTCGGTGATAAAGGAACGTTCGAAGACGGGCTCGATGAGGTTGCAGAGCGCGTGATGGACCACCCGATCGCGGAAGGGCGCGGCCGAGATGAGCCGCCGCTTGGGTTCGTGGATGTAGAAGCTGACGTACGCCCCCGGTGCGTACGTGAACGCGCTTAGCTCTTCCTGCAACCGGAGAAGGTTCTCCTCTAGACGGTACTCGAAGGCGGCGACGTTGGGATGACCGCGCTTGCCTTTGGCCGCCCGGCGATAGGCCAGGAGCAGGTTATCCCAGGAAATGAGGTCCGCATACACGTTATGGTATTCACTTCACTTTTATGACTGGAGTAGCCAACACGAGGGCCGTGGTGTCGCTGCGCCCCTATCCATGTTCCCCGGAGATGACAAGGGCGCGCATGATGCCATTTCGACGATGAACGTGCAACCGTTCGTTCCGGAGGTGGCCCCGCACCAGGCTAGGGCCAGGGTGCGGGACCGTTGTTATTCGCCCGAGCCGGGCATAGAAGCCCGACTGCGGCCGGGAACAGGCCCCACCATCATTCGCCTCGTCCGGGAAGAGGGTATCCGCCCGGCAATGCTGGCGGGAGAACGATGTGAGAAGCACCACCCGAAACCCGTTGTTCCTGTTACGGTTGTTCGGGTTGTTCCTGTTGCGGTAGGCGCAGCGCGCGTTCCTGTGATTGTTGTTGAAGGACCCGCCACGCAACACCCGATCTTCTTGAGCCTGCCCCTGCATCACGGCTAACAGCCGTCCGATGCCGATGGGATTACACTGCGGCGGTGGCTTTGATCCAGCCGCCGAGCAGCCTGCCGATCTCGGTGATCATGGTCGATACGTGTTTGTACTGCCCGGGGGAGAGCCATGTCCAGCGGAACGCCAGGCGCAGGTACATGCGTATTTTGCTCAAGGCCTCGTCGGCGAGAAAAAGCCTGCTACGTCTGGCGTTGCCCTTACGCAATTGGGCCTCCTCTAGTCGCTCCCGCAGATCGAAGGCTGCGTCCAGGAGCCGTCTGGTGAACGTGTGCCGATGGGCTTTAGGAAAATGGTTGGTCATGGGCAGCAGCCAGCTCAGGAAGTCGAACGTGCGCGTGAAAATGACCATCTCCTGTCCCGCCAAGCGTGTATCTCCTTTGTGCGAATTCTGCGCGAGCAGGGGGCAAAGCCCCCTGCACCCCCAAGGGGACAGAACCCAGAGCATCAGAGGCCAGAGGGTTCAGAGTTCAGAGGTAGATGGGAGAAGCACCACCCGAAACCCGAAGTACCAGCCACGGACGTACGGGACGTCCCTGAAGCGGAAGGCGCAGCGCGCGCTCCCGAGATCGAGGTAGAAGGACCCGCCACGCAACACCCGAACTTCATCCCCCTCTAGCTCATCATCCACCTTTTCCTCGTAATTGTTGTAATCGTCCCTCCGTTTCGTGCTACACCATTCCCATACGTTGCCGCTCATATCCTCGGCGCCGCATTCCGCCTTGCCGCCGGGGAAGCAGCCCACGGCGCTGGTGCCGCCGATGCCGGTCTCACCGTAGTTCATCCTGTTGGGATCAGGCTTCGCCTGGGGGTCGGGGCTCCAGGGATAGCGCCGGCCGTCGGTGTGGCGCGCCGCCCGCTCCCACTGGGCCTCCGTCGGTAGCCGGATGTTCAGCCCCGTTCTCTCGGAAAGCCAGCGGGTAAAGGCCACGGCCTCATACCAGCTCACTCCCACCTGGGGATGATTGTCCAGGTTGAAGGGCTCGCCGTAATCCTCCGGGCCGGTGATGCCGCTTTCCTCTTTCCATGCCCAGCCCGCCCTCGTCCAATATCGTCGCTCGCGATAACCTCCGGCCTCGATGAAGGCTCGGTACTGGGCCACGGTGATGGGGTAGCGGCTGATGCGGTAGGGGCGGGTGATGAGACGGCAGGTGAATTGCGGTGCTTCGTCACCGTAAGCCATCTCATCGGTTTCTTTCGTATTCCCCATGACGAAGGGGCCGGGCTCGATGCGCTCGCTCCAGAGGATGTCGGGCAGGCCCTCTTCGTTCAGGCCTACACCTGGGCGGGGGTCGCCCAGGTGGGCCAGGTTGTCACCCGCGATGGCTCGCTCGGTAGGGGCCAAAGCCTCATGGCGGATCACCCGTACCAGCCAGCGGCGTGCCCGATCCATCTTTCTCCGATCCGGCTCATGGACGTTGTTCAGGTCGGCGCTCTCCACCAGCAACTGCCCCGCCAGATGTGCTCCCCACACATCCGGCCAGGCGAGATCCGCATCCTCTTCCGGCGGCTCATCCTCGCACAGCGCATCGGCGAGCACCCAAACAGCGGATGATGTCCCTCGTCCCGCCTTGGCCCCGGCCAGCAGCGCCACCTCGCGCCAGCGTTCCGGGTCCGTCTTTGCCAGCCGTGCTACTTCGTACGGGTAGTCATAGTCCGTCAGATAGCAGGCGGCCAGGTATTCCTGGAAGGTGCGATGGGGGAAGGTATACACGCCCACGCCTCGCGAGACGAGCAGGCCAGCTCGGTCTCGCAGGAATTCCACCAGCCGCCTGGGCCGTACATCAGGATTCTCGCTGATGCGCATCAGTTTTTCCACCAGGGCGGCTTCACGGATGTCCGCGGTGCCCACCAGCTCGGGCTGACGGGCGTGGGCCTCGTAGGCCAGCTCATTGAGCACCTGGCGAATCCTCTCCTTTCCTACCTTCAGGAACTCCGCTAGGCTGGGCTGCATGATCACGGTATTGCCCTTTTGATCCCGCACCACGCGCTGCCCCTCCCATCGGTCCAGGAGCAACTCCACGGTGTCGTTGTACAACTGCTCCCGCTTCTCGGGCAGCGCGCCGCCTCGCCACGCG
This genomic interval from Chloroflexota bacterium contains the following:
- a CDS encoding NACHT domain-containing protein — encoded protein: MRQWLKVSLLALALLILAATARWWISPLLTFLGTNSEIIQSLADTIQILLWLAAGGALLFGWQHRPRREQPPPTSTTQAKGEGIVAQRHSVAARQVAVGRDVHGDIILVADVNDLWDVIRRRPPEEDLRRSTEEYLKCLVDRYQYLELKGMGVSDRVPLRLPLIDVYVPLRARVELPEGETWARDLRLAGRRPTQEEMEAMGQRLSEPQPVLNLMQENDGLIVLGDPGAGKTTFLKYLTLMLAQGRAEDLDMRPRLPILVPLSAYANALADGDIPLDAFIGAYYARRGIDLPVDAMLAEALDQGGALILLDGLDEVRDLGQRHLVVARVVDFFTQQRRRGNKFVLTSRIVGYREVRPAVEGLAECTLVDFDDEDMKLFVDKWTAAIERAAHGDTRVATLDAEQEREELLQAIHRNPGVRRLAANPLLLTILALMKRQGITLPERRVELYQKYVETLLKHWNLARGLDRPPSRDLDVVETIRVLAPLALWMQETSPGRGLVKQGDLQRQLEAIYAERGFDDPEGRARQFLADVREYAGLLLERGPREYGFIHLTFQEYLAAVAIAQKGQQDIEWRRWPRTWARRPGGRWRGSPSAIWASFSSGMRPRAPWCGR
- a CDS encoding RNA-dependent DNA polymerase; the encoded protein is MYADLISWDNLLLAYRRAAKGKRGHPNVAAFEYRLEENLLRLQEELSAFTYAPGAYVSFYIHEPKRRLISAAPFRDRVVHHALCNLIEPVFERSFITDSYANRVGKGTHRALNRTQAFARRHPYVLQCDIRQFFPAIDHAVLRAALSRKVHDAHVLWLCDRILESGEGVLADEYRMEYFPDDDLFAVHRPRGLPIGNLTSQFWANVYMNAFDHFVKRELRCPAYIRYVDDFLLFSESKAQLWVWKKALVERLAALRLSLHPGAHPRPVTEGIPFLGFITFPHHRRLKRRKGVYYQRKLHRMVKAYARGQATLDDLNASVRGWVNHVRYGNTIGLRKAMFADIILPERTHR
- the avd gene encoding diversity-generating retroelement protein Avd, encoding MAGQEMVIFTRTFDFLSWLLPMTNHFPKAHRHTFTRRLLDAAFDLRERLEEAQLRKGNARRSRLFLADEALSKIRMYLRLAFRWTWLSPGQYKHVSTMITEIGRLLGGWIKATAAV
- a CDS encoding SUMF1/EgtB/PvdO family nonheme iron enzyme → MKERLPGWKTRLQQAGINTVYGFLAAATIWPVMAAYAQGDLAAIMALGNVLAGVGGNLLAERIQRWKDATDETDMAEEIAQEAAENQALRAEIDQMLAELEALSLAEAALSEEDKAWFRETLAAELERLGNLGRFEATLIGSGAIAQGPGAKAVGERGMLIEGDVQGDIIITTEAPDRHPRVSSEPGSQALQSAYLNWLIQQTGFLSLEGIDPQSASQAETRLRLSEVYTALLTLTPEAHERLERGEIGNRDVRRRSVLEELNDHPRLVLLGDPGSGKSTFVNFVSLCLAGERLGRDDANLRLLIAPLPDDDGDDQDERQPWDHGPLLPVRIVLRDFAARGLPAPDEKATVEHLWRFITEELREPDLADYAPALREHLLEQGGIFLFDGLDEVPEAEQRRDQIRQVIHAVAAAFPKCRVVVTSRVYAYRRQDWTLNDFAITVLTPFSRGQIIRFVDRWYAHIARLRGQQPEDAQGRAALLKRAILGNERLYELAQRPLLLTLMASLHAWRGGALPEKREQLYNDTVELLLDRWEGQRVVRDQKGNTVIMQPSLAEFLKVGKERIRQVLNELAYEAHARQPELVGTADIREAALVEKLMRISENPDVRPRRLVEFLRDRAGLLVSRGVGVYTFPHRTFQEYLAACYLTDYDYPYEVARLAKTDPERWREVALLAGAKAGRGTSSAVWVLADALCEDEPPEEDADLAWPDVWGAHLAGQLLVESADLNNVHEPDRRKMDRARRWLVRVIRHEALAPTERAIAGDNLAHLGDPRPGVGLNEEGLPDILWSERIEPGPFVMGNTKETDEMAYGDEAPQFTCRLITRPYRISRYPITVAQYRAFIEAGGYRERRYWTRAGWAWKEESGITGPEDYGEPFNLDNHPQVGVSWYEAVAFTRWLSERTGLNIRLPTEAQWERAARHTDGRRYPWSPDPQAKPDPNRMNYGETGIGGTSAVGCFPGGKAECGAEDMSGNVWEWCSTKRRDDYNNYEEKVDDELEGDEVRVLRGGSFYLDLGSARCAFRFRDVPYVRGWYFGFRVVLLPSTSEL